GGTCGCGGTCCGGGTGGTCGCGGTCCGGGTCGGCGTACCCGCCTTGCGAGCCCGCGGCTTGGCCGCGGGAGCCGGCGACGGTGAGGCCGGCTCGCTCGCGACCGGCTCGGGCTTCTCAACCGGCTGCACGTCCTCGACCGGCTGCACGTCCTCGACCGCGGCTTCGGAAGGCGCCGGGGATACCGGATCGAGCGGCGGCGCGATCGCCAGCGGCATCGCGGGTGGCGGACTCGTTGGTCGCGCGACCGAGGACTGCGGGATCGAGGGCAGATCATCGCGCGAGCCGCGACGCTGAAGCGGAACCCGGATCCTGGACAGCACCGGAAGGTCGTCCGGCACCGCCGCCTCCAGTTGCGCCGGGCTCTCGTCCGCCACGTCCGCGTCAGATCCGTGGGCGTCGGCGGTGAGTTCGTCGGTGTCGTCCCCGGGGCCGAACCAGTAGTCCGCCGGGACCGCGACCGCAACGATCAGCGGCGAAAGGCAGACCAGCACCAGGAGCACCCAGCCGAACGGCGACAGCCCGACCACACCGGTGATCGCCGAGGCGCCATGGTGAGGAGGCGTCGCGATCATGGTGGTGGGGTAGCCCGACGCCACGTGATGGGCGGGCGAACCGGGCATCGTGAACTTCAGCGGGAGCAGACCAGTGTTGACCACCAGCGCATGGATCTTCCCGCGGATCAACCCCGAGCCGGCGAAGACGCCCCGCACCAGCGGGTGCAGGACCAGGATCGGGATCGATACGACGATCGTGCCGCCGATGAAGTAGGCGATCCGGCGACGGTTGCGCGGAAGGAAGGTCACGACCCCCATGAGCGCAACCGCTCCGAGCGCCAGCATCGGAAGTGCGCGGACCAGCCAGCCGACGTACTTGAAGTGGTGCGTCGCGACGCCGATGATCTGCTTCTTCGTGATCACCCAGGCGTCGGGCGTCGAGTCGAGGTCGCCCTTCGTGGAGTACGTCCCGTCGGGGTTCACCCTGACGATCCGGTGCGTGTAGGTCTTGTTCGGCTCGGTCGGCGGATGGAACGCGACGATCTGGCCGACGTGCGGACCGCCGGGCGGGTCCGGCCGGACGAGGACCAGCGATCCCACCGGCACGTTGGGGCTCATGCTCGGCGTCGAGACGACGTAGGTGCGGCCGCCGGTGAGTGTCCAGACTCCGGCCGTGGCGAGGAACGCGAGCAGAACGGCGATCGAGCCGTACCAGAAGGCGCGCACGGCAACCGAGCGTCGAGGCGCCGGCTCGGAACCGGTTTCCTGGGTCTGCGGTGCCGGCGCTTCGTCGGTGAGCAGGGCGGTCACAGCGTCACCGGACCGAAGTTGTGGTTCAGGACCGCCGTGAAACCGGCGCCCGTGGCCGTGAACGACATGGTCCCGCTCACATGGACTCCGGTCAGCGCGGTCGCGCCGGCCGACGCCAGGGTGATATTGACGGTTTGGCTGCCGCCCGCCGTCAGGCCGGACAGCGATGCGTTGCCCCAAGAGGCGAGTGTCGCGGCCGAGCTCGGCGTCGGGCAGGCCCCGCTACCGGCCGGGAATGCGCAGTTCACGACCGAGCCGGTCGTGGTCTGGATGGTCGCGTAGACCTGGCCGCAGGGGGTCAGGGACGGCGTAACGTCGCTGAGCTCCCAGAACGACGTCGGGTTCAGCGCGAGTACGGCGGACTCGTACGCCGACGCCGTACTCGGGGTGGTCAGCGCCGAGATCTGGGCCGCGGTCAGCTGAGCCGGGTAGACCGCGACCTGGGCCAGGCTGCCCTGCCAGAGGACGTTGGGCGGCGGGTCGGTCCACACGTTGTTCTCGTTGCCGTCACCGAGCCGCCAGTAGCCGTCAAACACCTGCGGCACCGTCACCGACGTGTTGGACGCGACCAGTGAGCCGTCGACGTAGAGCAGGAGGCCGGCCGGGCCGACCGACGCGGCGACCTGATGCCAGTTGCCGTCGGCGTAGGAGCCGGGCGACGTGACCTGCTCCTCCTGGTTCGGCCAGACGCCCCAGACCAGGTGGCCGGCCGAGTCGACCCAGATGTGCCGGTCCCAGGTCGTGAAGCCGGACAGGCCGTTCTGAATGTTGGCGAACTCGATGATCGTCCCGGACGCCACCGAGGTCTTGAACCATGCGGTAATCGTCAGCGGATGAGGGTCGCTGTACTGGTTCGTGGTGGACATCCACGCCGTACTGCCGTCGAACGACGCTGCGGTGCCACCGAGCGGACCGGAGACGCCCGTGGTGATCGATCCGTTGCCGACCCCCGTGTTGCCGTTGCCGCTCGCGTCTGCGAACGGCGGGAGACCGGTTCCGGGAACCGCCCCGCTGTAGGTCGCAGTAGCAGCATCGTCGAGCGGCCAGAACGCGGTCGGGCCGAGCGCGCTGATCTGCGTCTGCTCGTTCGTGTTGCTGGTCTGTCCCCACAGGGTCGTGATCTGCGCCGTCGAGAGCTGCGAGGGAATGACGGCGACATCGGCGAGCGAGCCAGGCCAGAACAGGTTGGAGGGCGCGTTCGACCATCCGGACTCGCCGCCCCAGCCGAGGTGCCAGTAGCCGGTGTAGGTACCGGCCGTGGTCACCGACGTCGTCGAGGACAGCAGCGACCCGTCGAGATACAGCCGCTCACCGCTCGAGCCGATCTCGGCGACGGCCAGGTGCCAGGTGCCCGCGGACGCGGTGCCGCTGACCTCCTTCTGCGTGCCGCCGGGGGCGACGCCCCAGTAGAGCTTGCCGCCGTTGACCCACAGCGCCCGGTCCGCAACCGACTGGCCGGAGCTGATCGAGTTGTCGGTGAAGCCGATGATCGTGCCCGAGGTGCCGGAGGTGTACTTGAACCAAGCGGCGATGCTGAAGGTCTCGGGATCGGTGTAGGACTTCAGCGTCGACACGTACGCCGAGGAAGACTGGGTGAACGCGAGGGCGGAGCCGCTCAGCGGGCCGGCGCTCTGGTTCGTGACCGTGTTGCGGACGATCCCGGTGTCGGCGCCGGCGCTCGAGGCGTCCCGGACCGACTGCACGCCGCAAGACCCGCCGACCGCACTCACCGAGCTCAGCAGCGTGCCCGGAGCATTGAGGGTCGTGGAGACCGACGTCGTACCGGCCGGAAGGGTGCCACTCGGCAGCGGGTTCGTCGTGCAGTTCGTCGAGTTGCCGCTGCCGACCGTGCTGCCTGACGTCGACGTGCAGGTCGTCGTGCCGATGGTGTCGGCGAGAAGGGCGGTGCCGGAGGAGAAGGTTCCCTTGCCGGTCATCCCGCTGGTGAAGCCGGCGGTCGTCCCCTGGGCGACCAGCGCGGCGACGAGACCGGCAGTCGCGACAAGACCGACGAGCCCGGCTCGCCGGCGGCGTTCACGCGACTGCGATCGCGGTGTCACGGTTCCTCATCTCGGTCGGGACGGGGGCAGTTCGTCCGGGTGGTGCTGTGGTTGTCCGCGAGTGGCCGGCTCCCGGGGTCTCCCTGCAGGAACAACCCCGGGAGCCAGGCTCGTGGATGCGCGCTTACTGGTTGAGCGTCCAGGTCATCGGCACCGAAGCGGTCAACCCCTGGTCGGCGTTGGTCGCCCCGCTGTCGATCTGGGTCTTCACCGTGAACTTGTCCGAGGAGCCGGCCGCCAGCGCGCCGAGGGACAGTGCCCCCGCCGAGCCGAAGGTGGACAGGTTGTAGGTGTTGGACAGCGCCGGGCATGCGCCCGCGCCGGCCGGGTAGACGCACGACGGCGTACCGGTTGTGTCGTTCTCGATCGTGATGTCGACCTTGCCGCAGAAGCCCGAGGTGTCCGAGCCGGAGTACGGCGAGGTGTTGGTGGCTGCCGTCGCCGCGCAGGCCGACGGGTTGACGGTGAACGTCGCGCCATTGATGGTGCCGACGTTGGTGAGGTTGAGCACCTGCGAGTTCACGGCCGAGCCGGGACCCTGGTTGACCGCACCGCCGAAGTCATCGATGGTCGTGCAGTTCGCCGTGTTGCTCGCCGTCACGGTCGTGCCGGTGCCGGTCGAGTAGCAGCTGGTAGCACCCGCAGCCTCCTTCAGCACGACCGTGCCGGAGGAGTAGCTGTTGGTCGGGTTCGTGATGCCCGCGCTGAAGCCACCGAGCGAAAGCCCGGCGGTCACGGCGAAGACCGTCGTGCCGAGCAGGCCGGCAAGCACTACCGAGCGCCGGCGCCGCCGCGTAGAGGACTGCGACATTTCTTCTCCCTGTCTCTGCGCCGTTGCGGCGCCCTGGATGCAGCAGGTGGGCAGTCCCGCACGGTGCGACACGACCCGATAGGGAGGCTTTCGGTGGGGGCTTAAGTCCCCTGTACGTCCGTTTAGATAACGAAACGATAACGAAACACTCGCTCCGGACGTGCTTCGATACTCCGAATGGGTGTCGTGGATTCTGTGACTGTTGTGACTGGTGCGGCGGGTGGGATTGGCCGCGCCACGGTGCTCGCGCTGGTCGCCCGCGGCGCGCATGTGGTGGCGGTTGACCACAACGCAGCAGCCCTCGGCGAGCTCGCGCAGCAGAACCCGGCAATCGTTGCGGTGACGCTCGATGTGCGGGAAACCACGCACGCGCAAACCGTCGTCGAGACCGCGCTGGACCGCTTCGGCCGGCTGGACAACGTCGTGGCCAACGCCGGTGTGGGCTGGGTCGGCCGCTTCGACATGATGCCGATTGACGACATCGACCGGCTGATCGAGGTCAACCTCCGGGCACCAGTGCTGCTCGCCCGGGCAGCACTGCCCCCATTACTCCATCAGCGTGACGGGTCCCTCGTCTTCACGACCTCGATCGCCGGCACGGTACCCGTCCCTACCGAGGCGGTTTACTCGATGTCGAAGGCTGCGCTCGAGTCTTTTGCCGACTCGATCCGTGAAGAAGTCCGGGGTCATGGCGTGGTCGTCTCGACCGTTCGACCCGGCGTGGTGCGCACCAACTTCCTCGCGTCGCGCTCGGTCGCCTACGACCGGCGCTGGCCCAAGCCGGTCGACCCCGAACGGATCGCGCGGGCGGTGATCCGGGTCCTCGAGACCGGCGCGGAACGCCGTACCGAGCCGCCTTGGCTCGATCTCGCGACCCAGGCCCGCCGTCGGGTGCCCTGGCTCTACCGGCCGCTCGCGCGCTGGTTCGGCTGAAGCCTCGGATCGCCGTCCCGGGCCTTTGAGGGCACTAGATTCATGGCCGTGGGGTTCGACATCCGGGCGCTGATCGAGGCTCGTCGCGGCGAGAATGCGGCGCTGCACGACGACCACCTCAACGCCCAGGTGCCACGGATGCTCGGGACGATCGGGTTCGACCGGGTGCTGACCACCGCCGCGGGCGCCTGGTACGACGATGCTGACGGCAACCGCTACCTCGACTTCCTCTCCGGCTTCGGCGTCTTCGGCATCGGCCGCAACCACCCGGTCGTGCGCCGGGCGCTCCAGGACGTCCTGGACGCCGACCTCGCGGACATGGTCCAGTTCGACCTGCCGCTGCTGCCGGGCCTGCTGGCCGAGCAGCTGCTCGCCCGCTCGCCCGGGATGGAGCGGGTCTACTTCTGCAACAGCGGGAGCGAGGCGGTCGAGGCGGCACTGAAGTTCGCCCGCTGCGCCACCGGCAAGCCGCGCATCCTGTACGCCGACCACGCCTACCACGGCCTGACCACGGGCGCCCTATCGGTCAACGGCGCCGAGGAGTTCCGCCGTGGCTTCGCGCCACTGTTGCCCGACACCAAGGTCCCCTTCGGCGACCTCGAAGCCATCGAGCGCGAGGTCCGCCGCGGCGATGTCGCGGCACTGCTGGTCGAGCCGATCCAAGGTAAGGGCGTGCAGGTTGCGCCAGCCGGCTACCTCGCCGGAGCGCAGCAGCTGCTGCATGCGAGCGGCGGTCTGTTGATCGCCGACGAGGTGCAGACCGGACTCGGCCGCACCGGCAGGTTCCTCGCCCATCACCACGACGGCGTGACACCCGACATCGTGACAGTCGCGAAGACGCTGTCCGGAGGCTTCGTGCCGGTCGGCGCGACGATGGCCCGGGCCGGGATCTTCGAGAAGGTGTACTCCAGCCTCGACCGGGTGTTCGTGCACGCCTCGACGTTCATGGGCAACGCGCTCGCGATGACCGCAGGACTCGCGACCCTGGCGGTCCTCGACGACGAGGACCTGATCGCCAACGCCGAGCACCGGGGCCAGCAGCTCACCGACGGGTTGCGCGCGATCGCGGCCGACAGCGAGCTGATCGCGGACATCCGTGGCCGCGGCCTGATGATCGGGATCGAGTTCGGCCGCCCCTCGTCACTCGCGGCTCGCGGCATGTGGACCATGCTCAACACCGCCCGCAAGGGCCTGTTCGCCCAGTTGGTCGTCGTACCGCTCTACAACCGCCATCGGGTGCTGACCCAGGTCGCGGGCGACCACATGGCCGTCATCAAGCTGCTGCCGCCGCTGATGATCGGCGACGAGGAGGTCGAGACCTTCCTGACCGCGTTCGCCGACGTCATGGCCGACGCGAAGCGCCCGAACGGCCTCGCCGTCGACTTCGGCCGCACCCTCGTGAAGCAGGCACTCGGCCGCTGACCCCCCTGTTCGTGATCTTGACGTAGGAGGCGCACAACGCGAGTTTGTGCGCCTCCTACGTCAAGATCACCGAGGGCTTAGGCGCCGACGGCGGCCCGCAAGCTCTCCTTGAGCGAGCCCATCGTCGCGAGCACCGCGGTGGGTTCGTACCCGCAGTGCGCCATGCAGTTGTTGCAGCGCTCGTCGTTGCCCCGGCCGTAGGCCTTGAAGTCCGTCGTGTCGAGGTACTCCTGCCAGCTCTGCGCGTATCCGTCGTCGAGCAGGTAGCAGGGCTTCTGCCAGCCGAGCAAGGAGTACGACGGGATGCCCCACGGCGTGCACTCGAAGTCCCGCTTGCCCTCGATGAAGTCGAGGAACAACGGTGAATGGTTCAACCGCCACTTCTTGCGGCGACCGTTCGCGAACGCCTCGCTGAACAACGCGCGAGTCTGCTCGACCCCAAGGAAGTGCTCCTGGTCCGGCGCCTTCGTGTAGGCGTAGCCGGGCGAGATCTGCATATTGTCGACCTCGAGGTCGTCGTTGAGGAAGTCGAGCACGTCGATGACGTCCTGCGGGGTGTCGGTGGTGAAGAACGTGGTGTTCGTCATCACCTTGAACCCGGCCGCCTTCGCCGCCTTGATCGCCTCGACCGCCTGGTCGAACACACCGTCCTTGCACACCGACTCGTCGTGCCGCTCACGCAGCCCGTCGATATGCACCATGAACGCGAAGTCGCGATGCGGCGTGAACCGGTGCAGGTGCTTGGGCAGCAGCACCGCGTTGGTGCACAACAGCACGATCCGCTTGCGCGCGAGCAGCTGGCCAACGATCTCGTCGATCTGCGGGTGCATCAGCGGCTCACCGCCGGCGATCGACACGATCGGCGCGCCGCACTCCTCCACCGCGCCGACCGCCTGCTCGACCGGCATGCGCTGCTTCAGCACGGTGTGTGGCTGCTGGATCTTCCCGCAGCCGGCGCACTTGAGGTTGCAGGCGAACAACGGCTCGAGCTCCATCACCAAAGGGAAGCGCTCTCGGTGCGCGATCTTCTGCTTCGCCAGGTAGGTGCCCAGCCGCAGGTTCTGACGCATCGGCATCGCCATCTCGTCAGCTCACCTCTTTCGGTAGTGCGAAACGTACATCTTCGGAAACACTGCGTCGCTCGCTGATAGTCACCGTGCCCAGTCCGCTCAGTGTGTTAACGAGCTCGTCGACCAAACGTGGTGGCGCCGATGCGCCGGCGGTGATCCCGATCCGCTTGGCGCCGGCCAGCCACTCCAGCTCGACATCACCGGCGTCGTCGACGAGGTACGCCGCAGCGCCGGCGCGGCGCGCGACCTCGACCAGCCGCTGGGAGTTGGAAGAGTTGACCGAGCCCACGACCAGCACGAGGTCGCACTCGGTCGCGATCTCGCGCAGGGCCTGCTGCCGGTTGCTGGTGGCATAACAGATGTCGTCCTGGCGCGGCGCCTCCAGCGCCGGGAACCTGCTGCGGAGGACCGAGGCGATGCGCTCGCTCTCGTCGACCGCCAGGGTGGTCTGCATCACGTAGGCGACCCGCTCCGGGTCCACGACCTGCACCACCCGCGCGTCGGCTTCGTCCGCGATGACCTGCACCCGGCCTGGCGCTTCGCCGACCGTGCCGACCACCTCTTCGTGATCGGCGTGCCCGATCAGCAGGACGGTCTGCTCGCGCGCGGCGTAGCGGCGTACCTCCTGGTGCACCTTCGCGACCAGCGGACAGGTCGCGTCGACCACGGACAGCTCGCGGTCCACGGCCTGGACACGCACCTCCGGCGCCACACCGTGCGCGGCCAGCACCACGCGGGCGCCGAACGGCACTTCGTCGAGCTCCTGGACGAAGACCGCGCCCATCGCCTCCAGCTCGGCGACCACGTGGGCGTTGTGCACCACTTGCCGGCGTACGTAGACCGGCGCGCCGAACCGCTCGATCGCGCGCGTGACGATGTCGATCGCGCGCTCGACGCCGGCGCAGAACGACCGCGGCGAAGCGAGCAAGATGTCGCGGTCATCGACCATCGCCGCCCAGCGGGCAACCACGGGCGCGGCCACCCGCAGCGCACGTAGCGCGTCGATCCCGCGCGAGACGGTGCCCGGGCGCAGCAGGGGCGCGTCGGCCGTATCGCTGATCGCCCGCACGACGGCGACCGCGCGGCTGCCGGCCAGCGCGGTGATCTCCGCCGACTCCATGTCGACCGCGAGCGCGCCGGTGGCGGCGAGCGCCGCGCGACCGCGCTTCCCGACCAGGCCGCCGGACACGATCGGGCCGACGTGCACGGTGAGTCCGGCCCGGCGCAGCGCTCCGGCCAGCAGGGGTGCGGACGGCGACCGCACGATCTGCGCGCCGGCCCGGATCTCGGATGCGACGACCACATCGCCCGGCCGCACCTGTGGAGCCAGCCCGCCGGCGACGCCGAGCACGCCGAGCGGCCCGTCCCCCGCGAAGCGGGCCTGCCGGCGACGGGTCCGCCGTGAACCCATCCCCGTGCGGACCACCTTTGCCCCCGGGCGACCGGCGAGGACCGCGGCCTGCTCGACTCGCAACGGCGTACAGATCACCGGTTCGCGTTCAGCCACGGTCACCTCCCTCGGTCGTCGCGGCGACGTACCGGCCGAGGGCGCTCACCGGGAACACCAGCCGGTACAAGTGATAGTTGATGAAGAAGTCGCCGGGAAATCCTGTGCCGGTGAAATACGGCTCGTCCCACGTGCCGTCCTCGCATTGGTTCTCGACCAACCACGCCACCCCGCGGCGCGCGGACTCGGATCCGGCGCGCCCCGCGGCAAGCAGGGCAAGTAGCGCCCAGGCGGTCTGCGAGGGAGTGGACGCGCCGCGCCCGATCCAGCTGGGGTCGCGGTAGGAGCGCATGTCCTCTCCCCAGCCGCCGTCCTCGGCCTGGTGCGCCTCGAGCCACCGCGCCGCACGGACGATGCGGAGGTCGTCGGTCGCGACCCCGGCCGCGACCAGCGCGGGCACGGCGGCGCCGGTGCCGTAGACGTGGTTGGCCCCCCAGCGCCCGAACCACGAGCCGTCGGTCTCCTGCGCGGCCCACAACCACGAGACCCCGCGGCGACAGGCGTCGGAGCCGGCCAGCCCGCAGGCCGCGAGCATCTCGACGATGTGTGCCGTGACGTCGGCCGACGGCGGGTCGATGACCGCGCCGAAGTCGCAGAACGGCAGCTTGTAGGCGAGCTCGCGGGTGTTGTCGGCGTCGAAGGCGCCCCAGCCGCCGTCCTTGCACTGCATGCCGATCACCCAGTGCACGCCCCGGTCGACGGCGGCGCGCAGCCGTTCGGCATCCGGATGGGCGACCCGGCGCAAGGCGAGCACCACCTCCGCGGTGTCGTCCGTGTCCGGGTATCCGTCGTTGGCGAACTCGAACGCCCAGCCCCCCGGCTCGACGTCCGGGCGCCGGACCGACCAGTCGCCGCGGACCCTGATCTCCTCGTCGAGCAGCCAGTCGGTGGCGGTGCGGACCGCCGGGTCGTCGGCGGGCACCCCCGCGTCGAGCAGAGCGGTGAGCGCCAGGCCGGTGTCCCACACCGGCGACTGGCAGGCTTCGAGCCGGCGTACGACGCCCCCGTCGGTGTCCTCGCGGACCAGGAAGCCGTCCAGCCCGCGGATGCCGGCGACGACCGCCGGGTGATCGAGCGGGTAGCCCATGAGGTGCAGCGCGAGGATCGAGTAGACCCACGGCGGCTGGATGCCGCCCCATGACCCGTCCGCCTCCTGGCGCGCCAGCACCCACTCGATCCCGCGACGCATCGCCGCGCGCCGAAGCAAGCCGAGCGGTCGCCGGGCGTAGGCGTGCAGCACCTTGTCCAGCCGCTGGAAGAAGCCGGCCCAGCTCGGCAGCGCCGCGAACGCCGGCGCCGGCGCGCCGGTGCGAAGCTCGTCGAGCGTGAACGGCAACGGGCGCACGGGTCGCAGGGTGGCGACGATGGTGAGCGGCACGATCGTCTGACGCGCCCAGCAGCCCCAGTCGTAGAGGTTGAACGGGAACCAGCGCGGAAGGTAGACGATCTCCGGCGGCAGGTTGGGTACGTCGTCCCACGACCACGCGCCGAACAGCGAGAGCCAGAGCTTGGTGAACACGCGCGCGGACTCGAGGCCGCCGAGGCCGTGAATGAAGCCGAGCGCGCGGCGCATGTGATCGGCATCCGCAGCATCCCCGGCCAGTCGGAGCGCGACGTAGGACTCGACCGTCGTCGACAGGTCGCCGGGACCGCCGAAGTAGTTGGCCCAGCTGCCGTCGTCGCGCTGCTGCGAGCGGATCCAGCGAGCGGCCTGCGCGGTCTCCGCCGGCTCGCGGATGCCGAGGAACTCGCGCAGCAGCAGGTCCTCGGCGTCCATCGTGACGTTGGTCTCGAGCTCGCCCTTCCACCAGCCGGCGGGGTTCTGGAGTCCGCGCAGGTGCGCGACGGCGGCGTCGAGCGCAGCGCGCGCGTCGTCAGCGCCGCGCGAGGCGGACCGCTGCTGGTTGCTGGTGATGGTCACTAGCTCTCCCGGCTCACGACGAAGCGGCCGAGTGCGACCAGCTCGTCCCGGGCGACCGGGTCGAGGTCGGCGTCGCCGAGCGCGCTCGACGCGGCGTCGAGGCGGCGCACCGCCTCCGCCTTGGCCCAGCCGCGCCCGCCCGCGATCTCCACGAGCTCGGCCGCGCGGCGCACCTCGTCGTCGGAGTCCGGACCGGGCGTCGCGAGCCAGCCGGCCAGCTCGGTCGCGGCGGGACTGCCGCTTTCGAGGGCGTAGGCAACCGGCAGCGACTTCTTGCGCGCGCGCAGGTCGCTGCCGACCGGCTTGCCGGTGGCAGCCTGGTCGCCCCAGATGCCGAGCAGGTCATCGACGAGCTGGAAGGCCAGCCCGAGTTCTTCGCCGTACCGGCGAAGCGCACCGACCGCCGGCTGCGCCGCTCCGGCGAGCACCGCGCCGATCGCCGCCGAGCACCCCAGCAGGGCACCGGTCTTGCCGGCCGCCATCTCCACGCACTCCTCCACGCTGACCGACGACCTCTGCTCGAAGGCAAGGTCCTCGACCTGACCGGCGATCAGCCCCTGCGTCGCGGTCCCGAGCAACGAGCTCGCGGCCACCGCGTGTCCACCGGGCGAGTCCGCGAGCACCTGGTAGGCCAGCGCCAGCATCGCGTCCCCGACGAGGATCGCGGTCGAGGCGCCCCACACCGCCCACACGGTCGCGCGATGCCGCCGCTGCACGTCGCCGTCCATCAGGTCGTCGTGCAGCAGCGAGAAGTTGTGCACGAGCTCGACCGCGACCGCTCCCGGTACGCCGACCTCGGCCGGCCCGCCCGCGGCCCGTGCGGAGAGCAGGGCAAGCGCGGGGCGAACCGCTTTGCCGCCGGCTGCGGCCGGGCGGCCGTCCGCGTCGACCCAGCCGAGGTGGTACTCCGCGACCCGACGGCTGGCCGGGTCCAGCCGCGCCACCGCCGCCCGCATCGCAGGCTCGACCAGGTCGCGGCTGCGGTTGAGGGTGTGGGGCAGCATGACGGTCACGCGGCGACCTCCCGACCGTCGGGCCGGCCGGCCGCACTCGCCGTGGAGGCCGACGTCAGGGCCCGCGCCGCCGCGTCACCGCTGCGCACGGCACCCTCCATCGTGGCGGGCCACCCGGTCGCAGTGTGCGCTCCGGCGAGGACCAGCCCAGGCATCGTCGTACCGGACTCGGGTCGCCACTTCGCGCTGCCAGGCGCCTGCCGGAAGGTCGCGCGCGGTTCCCGGGTGACGAAGAAGTCGCGCAGCTCGGCGTGGTGGACCGCCGGGAGCGCCCGCACGAACTCCGGCAGCAGCCGGCCGCGGATCTGCTCGACCGGCAGGTCAGCGACGTCATCGGCGGCAGAGACCGACGCGGCAAGGTACTGACCGTCGGTCAGGCCCGATGCCGGCGTGCGGTCGAACAACCACTGCAACGGAGAACCGATGCAGGCGACGAACGCCTCGTCCATCACGCGCCGGTCGAACACTGCATGCACATTAACGATCGGAGCTGTCCCGAGCGCCTCCGACCAACCGGCGGGCTGCCGGACCGCGCCCGTGGGAAG
This Mycobacteriales bacterium DNA region includes the following protein-coding sequences:
- a CDS encoding polyprenyl synthetase family protein, with protein sequence MLPHTLNRSRDLVEPAMRAAVARLDPASRRVAEYHLGWVDADGRPAAAGGKAVRPALALLSARAAGGPAEVGVPGAVAVELVHNFSLLHDDLMDGDVQRRHRATVWAVWGASTAILVGDAMLALAYQVLADSPGGHAVAASSLLGTATQGLIAGQVEDLAFEQRSSVSVEECVEMAAGKTGALLGCSAAIGAVLAGAAQPAVGALRRYGEELGLAFQLVDDLLGIWGDQAATGKPVGSDLRARKKSLPVAYALESGSPAATELAGWLATPGPDSDDEVRRAAELVEIAGGRGWAKAEAVRRLDAASSALGDADLDPVARDELVALGRFVVSRES
- the shc gene encoding squalene--hopene cyclase; its protein translation is MTITSNQQRSASRGADDARAALDAAVAHLRGLQNPAGWWKGELETNVTMDAEDLLLREFLGIREPAETAQAARWIRSQQRDDGSWANYFGGPGDLSTTVESYVALRLAGDAADADHMRRALGFIHGLGGLESARVFTKLWLSLFGAWSWDDVPNLPPEIVYLPRWFPFNLYDWGCWARQTIVPLTIVATLRPVRPLPFTLDELRTGAPAPAFAALPSWAGFFQRLDKVLHAYARRPLGLLRRAAMRRGIEWVLARQEADGSWGGIQPPWVYSILALHLMGYPLDHPAVVAGIRGLDGFLVREDTDGGVVRRLEACQSPVWDTGLALTALLDAGVPADDPAVRTATDWLLDEEIRVRGDWSVRRPDVEPGGWAFEFANDGYPDTDDTAEVVLALRRVAHPDAERLRAAVDRGVHWVIGMQCKDGGWGAFDADNTRELAYKLPFCDFGAVIDPPSADVTAHIVEMLAACGLAGSDACRRGVSWLWAAQETDGSWFGRWGANHVYGTGAAVPALVAAGVATDDLRIVRAARWLEAHQAEDGGWGEDMRSYRDPSWIGRGASTPSQTAWALLALLAAGRAGSESARRGVAWLVENQCEDGTWDEPYFTGTGFPGDFFINYHLYRLVFPVSALGRYVAATTEGGDRG